From Caminibacter mediatlanticus TB-2, the proteins below share one genomic window:
- a CDS encoding NADP-dependent isocitrate dehydrogenase produces MKPTVVWTKIDEAPYLATFSLLPIVEGFTKDAGVNIELRDISLAGRIIATMKDFLPEELRINDELAYLGELVKKPEANIIKLPNISASVPQLVAAIKELQSQGYPLPDYPEEPKNAEEEKIKMLYAKCIGSNVNPVLREGNSDRRLAEPVKEYAKNHPHKMRTPKENSKSHVAHMDSNDFYQNEQSFISPKDQTLKIVFEDKEGNKKLLKEVKVEKDEIFSASFLNRKTLRDFYAKTIEDTKEKDILFSLHVKATMMKVSDPVMFGDAIRVYYKELFDKFGKELEEIGFNPNNGLSDLEAKLNRLPENKQEAIRETLKEIYAKNPRLYMVDSDKGITNLHRPNDVIIDASIPAVIKNGLQGWGPEGEVEDCTITVPDRTYARMYKEIVEDIKKNGQFDPTKIGTVQNVGLMAKKAEEYGSHDKTFFPPKDGYIYVEDENGEKVICHELDAGDIWRAYSVKDIAVRDWVKLAANRSKESGYPVVFWLDSNRAHDANLIKRVVEELPKYDIDNIEFHVMAPEKAMRYTLRRFRKGLGTISATGNVLRDYLTDLFPIIEVGTSARTLSIVPLLAGGGLYETGAGGSAPKHVEQFLKENHLRWDSLGEFLALAESLKLAKKQGASEKIEIIADALNRAVARYLDEDRTPKRKVGELDNRGSHFYLAKFWAEELANCGDSELEAKFRPVAKELKENEEKILAEIREAEGKPADIGGYYHPNEELVSKYMRPSETFNKIIDALR; encoded by the coding sequence ATGAAACCAACAGTGGTTTGGACGAAAATCGACGAAGCACCATATTTAGCAACATTCAGTTTATTACCAATAGTTGAAGGATTTACAAAAGATGCAGGTGTTAATATTGAACTTAGAGATATTTCTCTTGCAGGAAGAATTATTGCTACAATGAAAGATTTTCTTCCAGAAGAGCTTAGAATTAATGATGAGCTTGCATATCTTGGTGAACTTGTTAAAAAACCAGAAGCAAATATTATAAAACTTCCTAATATTTCAGCATCAGTTCCACAACTTGTAGCTGCTATTAAAGAGCTTCAATCACAAGGTTATCCATTACCAGATTATCCAGAAGAGCCAAAAAATGCAGAAGAAGAAAAAATTAAAATGCTCTATGCAAAATGTATAGGAAGTAATGTTAACCCTGTACTTAGAGAAGGAAACTCTGATAGAAGACTTGCTGAGCCTGTAAAAGAGTATGCGAAAAATCATCCACACAAAATGAGAACTCCAAAAGAAAATTCAAAAAGTCATGTAGCTCATATGGATTCTAATGATTTTTATCAAAATGAGCAAAGTTTTATTTCTCCAAAGGACCAAACTTTAAAAATAGTTTTTGAAGATAAAGAAGGAAATAAAAAACTTCTAAAAGAAGTAAAAGTTGAAAAAGATGAAATTTTTAGTGCAAGTTTTCTTAATAGAAAAACTTTAAGAGACTTTTATGCAAAAACAATTGAAGATACAAAAGAAAAAGATATTTTATTTAGCTTACATGTAAAGGCAACAATGATGAAAGTTAGTGACCCTGTAATGTTTGGGGATGCTATTAGAGTGTATTATAAAGAATTATTTGATAAATTTGGAAAAGAATTAGAAGAGATTGGATTTAATCCAAATAATGGACTTAGTGATTTAGAAGCAAAATTAAATAGACTTCCAGAAAATAAACAAGAAGCTATTAGAGAAACTTTAAAAGAAATTTATGCAAAAAATCCAAGACTTTATATGGTAGACTCTGATAAAGGTATTACTAACCTTCATAGACCAAATGATGTAATTATTGATGCTTCAATCCCAGCAGTAATTAAAAATGGACTTCAAGGTTGGGGACCAGAAGGTGAAGTAGAAGATTGTACTATTACAGTTCCAGATAGAACATATGCAAGAATGTATAAAGAAATTGTTGAAGACATCAAAAAGAATGGACAATTTGACCCAACTAAAATTGGTACTGTTCAAAATGTAGGTTTAATGGCTAAAAAAGCAGAAGAGTATGGAAGTCATGATAAAACATTCTTCCCACCAAAAGATGGATATATTTATGTAGAAGATGAAAATGGTGAAAAAGTAATTTGCCATGAATTAGACGCAGGTGATATTTGGAGAGCATATTCAGTAAAAGATATTGCAGTTAGAGATTGGGTTAAACTTGCTGCAAATAGAAGTAAAGAGAGTGGATATCCAGTGGTATTTTGGCTTGATAGCAATAGAGCACATGATGCTAACCTAATTAAAAGAGTAGTAGAAGAGTTACCAAAATATGATATTGATAATATTGAATTCCATGTTATGGCACCAGAAAAAGCTATGAGATATACTCTAAGAAGATTTAGAAAAGGACTTGGTACTATTTCTGCAACAGGAAATGTTTTAAGAGATTATCTAACAGACCTTTTCCCAATTATTGAAGTTGGAACAAGTGCAAGAACACTTTCAATTGTACCATTACTTGCAGGTGGAGGATTATATGAAACAGGTGCAGGTGGATCTGCTCCAAAACATGTTGAGCAATTCTTAAAAGAAAATCATTTAAGATGGGATAGTTTAGGAGAATTTTTAGCACTTGCAGAATCACTAAAACTTGCAAAAAAACAAGGTGCAAGTGAAAAAATTGAGATAATTGCAGATGCACTAAATAGAGCAGTTGCAAGATATCTTGATGAAGATAGAACTCCAAAAAGAAAAGTAGGAGAGCTTGATAATAGAGGAAGTCATTTCTATTTAGCTAAATTCTGGGCAGAAGAGCTTGCAAATTGTGGTGATAGTGAACTTGAAGCTAAATTTAGACCTGTTGCAAAAGAACTAAAAGAAAATGAAGAAAAAATATTAGCTGAAATTAGAGAAGCAGAAGGAAAACCTGCTGATATTGGAGGATACTATCATCCAAATGAAGAACTTGTATCAAAATATATGAGACCAAGTGAAACATTTAATAAAATTATAGATGCTTTAAGATAA
- a CDS encoding fumarate hydratase, with protein MRVVKFDEIVKSIKDMIIYSTTHLAPDMLEALKKAYEEEKSEVSKAVLKQILENAKIAESETKPLCQDTGLAIYFVKVGEDVKVEGGTLKEAIYKGTELGYKEGYLRASTCDCFTRANLKDKIGYNLPPIIYFDIIPGDKIEIEFAAKGGGSENVSRATVLPPAAGKEGIKEFVKKVVSDAGPNPCPPIVVGVGIGGSFDMSAVMSKHALFRNIGTKNPDPELAEFEEEIKNELNKLGIGAMGMGGTETVLAVHIETYEGRMCHIASLPVAVNIQCHSSRHAHITI; from the coding sequence ATGAGAGTAGTAAAATTTGATGAAATTGTAAAATCAATTAAAGATATGATTATATACTCAACTACTCATCTTGCTCCTGATATGCTTGAAGCACTCAAAAAGGCTTATGAAGAAGAAAAAAGTGAAGTTAGTAAAGCAGTTTTAAAACAGATTTTAGAGAATGCTAAAATTGCTGAGAGTGAAACAAAACCTCTTTGTCAAGATACAGGACTTGCAATTTATTTTGTAAAAGTTGGTGAAGATGTAAAAGTTGAAGGTGGTACACTTAAAGAAGCTATTTATAAAGGTACTGAACTTGGTTATAAAGAAGGATACCTTAGAGCCTCAACTTGTGATTGTTTTACAAGAGCAAATCTTAAAGATAAAATAGGATATAATCTTCCTCCAATAATTTATTTTGATATTATCCCTGGGGATAAAATAGAGATTGAATTTGCTGCAAAAGGTGGAGGTAGTGAAAATGTATCTCGTGCAACTGTATTACCCCCAGCAGCAGGAAAAGAAGGAATTAAAGAATTTGTAAAAAAAGTTGTAAGTGATGCTGGGCCAAATCCTTGTCCTCCAATAGTTGTAGGAGTTGGAATTGGTGGTAGCTTTGATATGAGTGCAGTTATGAGTAAACATGCACTATTTAGAAATATAGGAACAAAAAATCCTGACCCTGAATTAGCTGAATTTGAAGAAGAAATTAAAAATGAGCTTAATAAACTTGGAATTGGTGCGATGGGAATGGGTGGGACTGAGACAGTATTAGCAGTTCATATAGAAACATATGAAGGAAGAATGTGTCATATAGCTTCACTTCCTGTTGCAGTGAATATCCAGTGTCATAGTAGTAGACACGCACACATTACGATTTAA
- a CDS encoding malate dehydrogenase, translating into MSNKVSIVGAGNVGSIVGYSLAMQGLAHEIVLVDRDPDRAKGKALDMSHSASAVRSHSIVSAAKSYKDIEGSKVVVITAGFPRKPGMTREDLLFKNAEIMRDVITNVREYAPDAIVVTVSNPLDAMTYTALRVGKYPRNQVIGMAGILDSARMAYFIYEKLGYGAGQIRASVIGGHGDFMVPLPRYSTVAGVPLSDLLTEKEIEEVVERTKHAGAEIVGYLKTGSAYFAPGKSTAIMVEAILRDSKQIHPCAVLLDGEYGVKNVVNGVPVMLGKDGAEKVIEVTLNPCEREQFRKSTEAVEEMINILEDKFFKD; encoded by the coding sequence ATGTCAAATAAAGTATCAATTGTAGGTGCAGGAAATGTTGGAAGTATAGTTGGATATTCTCTTGCTATGCAAGGGCTTGCTCATGAAATAGTACTTGTTGATAGAGACCCAGATAGGGCTAAGGGAAAAGCACTTGATATGTCTCATTCTGCAAGTGCTGTTAGAAGTCACTCAATTGTTAGTGCTGCAAAAAGTTATAAAGATATTGAAGGAAGTAAAGTTGTAGTAATTACTGCTGGGTTTCCAAGAAAACCTGGAATGACAAGAGAAGATTTACTTTTTAAAAATGCTGAGATTATGAGAGATGTTATAACTAATGTTAGAGAATATGCTCCTGATGCAATAGTAGTAACTGTATCAAATCCTCTTGATGCTATGACTTATACTGCACTTAGAGTTGGTAAATATCCAAGAAATCAAGTAATTGGAATGGCAGGAATACTTGATAGTGCAAGAATGGCTTATTTTATATATGAAAAACTTGGATATGGAGCAGGGCAAATTAGAGCAAGTGTTATTGGTGGTCATGGTGATTTTATGGTGCCACTTCCAAGGTATTCGACTGTTGCAGGAGTACCACTTAGTGATTTATTAACTGAAAAAGAAATAGAAGAGGTAGTTGAAAGGACTAAACATGCAGGGGCTGAAATTGTTGGTTATTTAAAAACTGGAAGTGCATATTTTGCTCCTGGAAAATCAACAGCAATTATGGTAGAAGCAATTCTTAGAGACTCTAAACAAATTCATCCATGTGCAGTTTTACTTGATGGAGAGTATGGAGTTAAAAATGTAGTAAATGGTGTACCTGTAATGCTTGGTAAAGATGGAGCTGAGAAAGTAATTGAAGTAACTTTAAATCCATGCGAGAGAGAACAATTTAGAAAATCAACAGAAGCAGTTGAAGAGATGATTAATATATTAGAAGATAAATTTTTTAAGGATTAA
- a CDS encoding Fe-S-containing hydro-lyase gives MAEYTLTTPLSNEDVEKLKAGDIVYLNGIIYTARDAAHKRLVDLINEGKELPFDLNGAVIYYVGPTPPKPGEVIGSAGPTTSYRMDPYAPILIEHGLKGMIGKGKRNQDVIEACKKHKAVYFGAVGGAAALIAKAIKKAEVIAYPELGPEAIRRLEVENFPVVVVNDTYGNDLYAEGRKKWEKGE, from the coding sequence ATGGCAGAATATACTTTAACTACTCCTTTAAGTAATGAAGATGTAGAAAAATTAAAAGCTGGTGATATTGTTTATCTAAATGGTATAATATATACAGCAAGAGATGCAGCTCATAAAAGACTTGTTGATTTAATTAATGAAGGAAAAGAGCTTCCATTTGATTTAAATGGAGCTGTTATTTATTATGTAGGACCCACTCCTCCAAAACCAGGAGAAGTAATTGGAAGTGCTGGGCCTACTACAAGTTATAGAATGGACCCTTATGCACCAATTTTAATTGAACATGGCTTAAAAGGAATGATTGGTAAGGGAAAAAGAAATCAAGATGTGATAGAAGCTTGTAAAAAACATAAAGCTGTCTATTTTGGAGCAGTAGGAGGAGCTGCTGCATTAATTGCAAAAGCAATAAAAAAAGCAGAAGTTATTGCTTATCCAGAACTTGGTCCTGAGGCAATAAGAAGACTTGAAGTAGAAAACTTTCCAGTAGTAGTTGTAAATGATACTTATGGAAATGACCTCTATGCAGAGGGTAGAAAAAAATGGGAAAAAGGAGAGTAA
- a CDS encoding heat shock protein transcriptional repressor HspR yields MYGYDEPVYLISVVSKILNIHPQTLRQYEREGLIKPSRTEGKMRLYSQRDIDRLKLILSLIRDLGVNLAGVEIILQLKEEIERLQEEIETLKKQQGQIPRNRSVVIRKENYQLILVPENKED; encoded by the coding sequence ATGTACGGATATGATGAACCAGTTTATTTAATTAGTGTAGTTAGTAAAATTTTAAATATTCATCCTCAAACACTAAGGCAATATGAAAGAGAAGGATTAATTAAGCCAAGTAGGACAGAGGGTAAAATGAGGCTTTATTCTCAAAGAGATATTGATAGATTAAAACTTATCTTATCTTTAATAAGAGACCTTGGAGTTAATTTAGCAGGAGTTGAAATTATTTTACAATTAAAAGAAGAAATTGAAAGACTTCAAGAAGAAATAGAAACTCTTAAAAAGCAACAAGGTCAAATTCCAAGAAATAGAAGTGTAGTTATTAGAAAAGAAAATTATCAGCTTATATTAGTTCCTGAAAACAAAGAAGATTAA
- a CDS encoding AsmA-like C-terminal domain-containing protein, whose translation MSNKKISIAAIIFVIIYFLLVIFISLFKGLTFHNIKFNNIQIKTLFIKIHNKIILKANSITIIPKQKVSKDITSIHKKVYYISKIISIFEELSLKNIKYKKILIPYINFEKNYLTLNSKLIKVSGEIKPYKNITQLSNLKIKYKNYTINNINGIIKYENEISSNITLEYLNNKAKLKAKLSPTDILTFDFNSKFFKVIYNKKTFLFNNLKITGKYNIKTTFLLSNLKSKKTIIKDKKIKIFAFDNKISLNKKNILFEIKKIYINKINKIKNLKIDYIKGTYFIQDDMLIISKNKKVAFDYKKYKINVNKNSLVFKNINNFSFISNKVEIKNDINITANLLKILKFNNFLLIKTYNNFIKNKVLEIYNDLIYWHNDLIEIPKIKGNYKTIPFFINNALINIKNKKAIIIETNINNIKFSPTSFQLQDNVVNIKTHTSNLLINKNFKEILSQLNINYLNKLTQIKGKNKIYANISYNLKTKTPSWNIKVDSNNSVFRYQNYLFSYEKLSSIINNLNSNNIINNLNFSYSNINILCDANITTTKDYLNAFTKIKNFNVYNILKMKNYFEKVVFDFKTYFLYFLNSQIYINLKNHTIFFLSLKDIIKYTIFKNLIKNGNIYLNYTKNIFISGDLKLKKPIFLNQKDPNLLHANIKFTNNTIDIYNQNINTTIKNYSNISIQLKNLDIYTNTLIDIYNQINTILPKDSKKENNSTLEINATNTIFTYNKHKFLSQHAYIKYDKNLFLKSKYKTSTLNGYTKQGYFLLEGKNYEKEELVPLLDFFNHFTSINLDFVLVKSPDNFYTGKVYINKGTVKELLLLNNIIAFLNTIPSILSLSSPGFSAKGYKIKEGFINYLYYKNILYFKQISIKGINLDFYGKGYIDLNKNIINLKLTAKMKMKIKKIPIVGKGLSYILFGKDGAIDVKIVIKGDLNNPKVTQDIGKSILLSPFELFKRTITLPFNIF comes from the coding sequence ATGAGTAATAAAAAAATTTCAATAGCTGCTATAATTTTCGTAATTATATATTTTTTATTAGTAATATTTATCTCTTTATTCAAAGGACTTACCTTTCATAATATCAAATTTAATAATATTCAAATCAAAACTTTATTTATAAAAATTCATAACAAAATTATATTAAAAGCAAATTCTATCACAATTATTCCAAAGCAAAAAGTCAGCAAAGATATTACAAGTATCCATAAAAAAGTATATTATATCTCTAAAATAATATCCATTTTTGAAGAACTTTCATTAAAAAATATCAAATATAAAAAGATATTAATTCCTTATATTAACTTTGAAAAAAATTACCTCACTTTAAATTCCAAACTTATAAAAGTTTCTGGTGAAATAAAGCCTTATAAAAATATAACTCAATTATCAAATTTAAAAATTAAATATAAAAATTACACTATAAATAACATAAATGGTATCATAAAATATGAAAACGAAATTAGTTCAAATATAACATTAGAATATTTAAACAATAAAGCAAAATTAAAAGCGAAATTATCTCCTACTGATATTTTAACGTTTGATTTTAACAGTAAATTTTTTAAAGTTATATACAACAAAAAAACATTTTTATTTAATAATTTAAAAATCACAGGAAAGTATAATATTAAAACTACATTTCTATTATCAAATTTAAAAAGCAAAAAAACCATAATAAAAGACAAAAAAATAAAAATATTTGCCTTTGACAATAAGATATCTTTAAATAAAAAAAATATATTATTCGAAATAAAAAAAATCTATATAAATAAAATCAATAAAATAAAAAATTTAAAAATAGACTATATTAAAGGGACATATTTTATACAAGATGATATGTTAATAATCTCTAAAAATAAGAAAGTAGCTTTTGATTATAAAAAATATAAAATTAATGTAAATAAAAACTCATTGGTGTTTAAAAATATTAATAACTTTTCATTTATCTCTAATAAAGTAGAAATTAAAAATGATATAAACATTACAGCTAATTTATTAAAAATATTAAAATTTAATAATTTTTTACTAATTAAAACTTACAATAATTTCATAAAAAATAAAGTTTTAGAAATATATAATGACTTAATTTATTGGCACAACGATTTAATAGAAATTCCGAAAATTAAAGGTAATTATAAAACAATACCTTTTTTTATAAATAATGCTTTAATAAATATTAAAAATAAAAAAGCAATTATTATAGAAACAAATATAAATAACATTAAATTCTCTCCAACATCTTTTCAATTACAAGATAATGTTGTAAATATTAAAACTCATACATCAAATCTTTTAATTAATAAAAATTTTAAAGAAATTTTAAGCCAACTTAATATCAATTATCTAAATAAACTTACACAGATTAAAGGCAAAAACAAAATTTATGCCAATATTTCATATAACTTAAAAACTAAAACACCAAGCTGGAATATAAAAGTTGATTCAAATAATAGTGTATTTAGATATCAAAATTATTTATTTTCTTATGAAAAATTATCTTCTATTATAAATAATTTAAACTCCAATAATATTATAAATAACCTCAATTTTTCTTATTCTAATATAAATATTCTTTGTGATGCAAATATAACCACCACAAAAGATTATCTAAACGCCTTTACTAAAATCAAAAATTTTAATGTATATAATATATTAAAAATGAAAAATTATTTTGAAAAAGTTGTATTTGATTTTAAAACTTACTTTTTATATTTTCTAAATTCTCAAATATATATTAATTTGAAAAATCACACAATCTTTTTCTTATCTTTAAAAGATATAATAAAATATACTATATTTAAAAATCTAATAAAGAATGGCAATATATATCTCAACTACACTAAAAATATTTTTATTTCAGGAGATTTAAAACTCAAAAAACCTATATTTTTAAATCAAAAAGACCCAAACTTACTACATGCCAATATCAAATTTACAAATAATACGATAGATATCTATAATCAAAATATTAATACAACTATTAAAAATTATTCAAACATTAGTATACAATTAAAAAATTTAGATATTTATACAAATACCCTAATAGATATTTATAATCAAATAAATACTATTCTTCCAAAAGATTCTAAAAAAGAAAATAATTCAACATTAGAAATAAATGCTACAAATACAATTTTTACATATAATAAACATAAATTTTTATCACAACACGCGTATATAAAATACGATAAAAACCTATTTTTAAAATCAAAATATAAAACAAGTACTTTAAATGGCTATACAAAACAAGGGTATTTTTTACTTGAAGGTAAAAATTATGAAAAAGAAGAGTTAGTACCTCTTCTTGACTTTTTTAATCATTTTACTTCCATTAATTTAGATTTTGTTTTAGTAAAATCTCCTGATAACTTTTATACAGGCAAAGTTTATATTAATAAAGGTACAGTAAAAGAACTTTTACTTTTAAATAATATTATTGCTTTTTTAAATACAATACCATCAATATTATCATTAAGTTCTCCTGGATTTTCAGCAAAAGGATATAAAATAAAAGAAGGATTTATAAATTATCTATATTATAAAAACATCCTCTACTTTAAACAAATAAGTATTAAAGGAATAAATTTAGATTTTTATGGTAAAGGATATATTGATTTAAATAAAAATATAATTAATCTTAAACTAACTGCCAAAATGAAAATGAAAATAAAAAAAATACCAATTGTAGGAAAAGGACTTAGTTATATTTTATTTGGAAAAGATGGAGCAATTGATGTAAAAATTGTTATAAAAGGAGACTTAAACAATCCAAAAGTAACACAAGATATAGGGAAAAGTATACTTCTTAGCCCTTTTGAATTATTCAAAAGGACTATAACTTTACCATTTAATATTTTTTAA
- a CDS encoding endolytic transglycosylase MltG produces MNKEINITNKKYIITKIIAAIEIFLLLIIFILFYLTRPINVSRVVYIPKGNTDYTIKSLQKNNYDVLKIDKFFIKMFGYPQAGWVDVKSTKLTKLDFFYRITHNKAYIVKIKIIPGETNYFIYKQIEKKLKLKNFKCKIDEGFIKPDTYFLPLGMTKKEVCKFLYKVSLNWHKGFAKKFLGVWNYYTYKKKLIIASIIQKEAANVKEMPLISAVIYNRLKKHMKLQMDGALNYGKYSHKAVTSNRVKKDFSFYNTYKYYGLPKEPVCVVSKEAIIAAFFPAKVNYLYFVKCGKRQIFTSSYKQHLKNIKKCYKK; encoded by the coding sequence TTGAATAAAGAGATAAATATTACTAATAAAAAATATATAATTACGAAAATTATAGCAGCTATTGAAATTTTTTTATTACTCATAATTTTTATCCTTTTTTATTTAACAAGACCTATTAATGTTTCAAGAGTAGTTTATATACCAAAAGGTAATACAGATTATACAATAAAATCATTACAAAAAAATAATTATGATGTTTTAAAAATAGATAAATTTTTTATAAAAATGTTTGGATATCCACAAGCGGGTTGGGTAGATGTTAAGAGTACTAAACTTACAAAATTAGATTTTTTTTATAGAATAACTCATAATAAAGCTTATATTGTAAAAATTAAAATTATACCAGGGGAGACAAATTATTTTATATATAAACAAATTGAAAAAAAACTTAAACTAAAAAACTTTAAATGTAAAATAGATGAAGGCTTTATTAAGCCAGATACATATTTTTTACCTCTTGGAATGACAAAAAAAGAAGTTTGCAAATTTTTATATAAAGTTTCACTTAATTGGCATAAAGGTTTTGCAAAAAAGTTTCTTGGGGTATGGAATTATTATACTTATAAAAAGAAGCTAATAATAGCTTCAATTATTCAAAAAGAAGCAGCCAATGTTAAAGAAATGCCATTAATTTCTGCTGTAATCTACAATAGATTGAAAAAACATATGAAACTTCAAATGGATGGTGCATTAAATTATGGAAAATACTCTCATAAAGCTGTTACCTCAAATAGAGTAAAAAAAGATTTTAGTTTTTATAACACGTATAAATACTATGGGCTTCCAAAAGAGCCTGTTTGTGTTGTAAGTAAAGAAGCAATAATTGCAGCTTTTTTTCCTGCAAAAGTAAATTATTTATATTTTGTAAAATGTGGTAAAAGACAAATTTTTACATCAAGTTATAAACAACATTTAAAAAATATTAAAAAGTGCTATAAAAAGTGA